Part of the Hyalangium ruber genome, CCCAGCTCGTTGAATACAGGAGGCGCCGGGCATGCCGTGAACGCTGTCTCATCGTCCAGTTGGCACTCGTAACTCACATTCGGCGCCTCGTTCGAGCTGAACACGAACGTGGCGCTGTCGGAGGAAATGTGCCCCACCGGCCCTGTCACGGTCGTGGTTGGCAACAGCGTGTCCACGGTCCAAGAGTGTTCAGCCGGAGAGGCATCCACGTTGTTCGCCCGGTCCTTGGCACGCACCTTCAGCACATGCAGCCCCTCGCCCAGCTCGTTGAATACAGGAGGCGCCGGGCATGCCGTGAACGCTGTCTCATCGTCCAGTTGGCACTCGTAACTCACATTCGGCGCCTCGTTCGAGCTGAACACGAACGTGGCGCTGTCGGAGGAAACGTGCCCCACCGGCCCTGTCACGGTGGTGGTTGGCAACAGCGTGTCCACGGTCCAAGAGTGTTCAGCCGGAGAGGCATCCACGTTGTTCGCCCGGTCCTTGGCGCGAACCTTCAGCACATGCAGCCCCTGGCTCAGCCCGCTGAACGAAGAAGCCGGGCAAGCCGTGAACGCTGTCTCATCGTCCAGCTGGCACTCGTAGCTCACATTCGGCGCCTCGTTCGAGCTGAACACGAACGTGGCGCTGGTCGAGGAAACGTGCCCCACAGGCCCTGTCACGGTAGTGGTCGGCGGCGTCCCATCCACAGTGAACGTCACCACGG contains:
- a CDS encoding Ig-like domain-containing protein, producing MNVDVVVYREGLELGRVGVNASGAYAFELDRGFEGLPQLWVAAEFQGVQSNRFHVSSAGPSNNEPEPEPPTSPTISMPAEGQFVSGRRPEVRGTVEQRAAVSIVVTVKNAQGQVSPGTTVKQGGDWTHTLTSDLADGSYSILAEAVENRYRVPAPVVTFTVDGTPPTTTVTGPVGHVSSTSATFVFSSNEAPNVSYECQLDDETAFTACPASSFSGLSQGLHVLKVRAKDRANNVDASPAEHSWTVDTLLPTTTVTGPVGHVSSDSATFVFSSNEAPNVSYECQLDDETAFTACPAPPVFNELGEGLHVLKVRAKDRANNVDASPAEHSWTVDTLLPTTTVTGPVGHISSDSATFVFSSNEAPNVSYECQLDDETAFTACPAPPVFNELG